A stretch of the Buchananella sp. 14KM1171 genome encodes the following:
- a CDS encoding cell wall-binding repeat-containing protein has product MQTFRLARTVRALAAAMLATSFVGFAALSAPPAQAANNSRVSIRDVELRRQADQAGTPSCVQGPATSGDTVCITWTWDATGATPKAGDDFFVEVPANIAPDPQTFSPLTVSYRNQQGAQIKREVGTCTMREPASVFPNRILCRFNPAVADLTSASVPITGTGFAAAKIYRENDAASTTFDLNGTETTVAYPGGAPIVPPVNPGYVPNSDHLVEHPINAQTSTLVWNLMLNSEQLRRLGHGSIPAPLTVKIQLSNGHRLSRTEAVELRFVDSIDVPAPSRPARVGTTKPDIAPISGAQGRTLFDIQESEDASGTAVTFKLSPRAGSAWEPDANYQLIYKTTPASASGKAYPGLVYRSSASLEQLAMSSGTQTAFVQASPQSRKLDPGFSTFEVAAHVDGPAAPSIPFGTPARVSVAWQLPAGKSATDYPGWVPPASNPFGVDLRVGYGDGYYPSSKPFPAGTRLTIKADPGSAQVEGVELANPRLVNLGEYSYGDTVSLVVGSGKATRTTLTLEARPVTPGSVSVGDYVWLDNNGNGLQDSGDAPLPRVKLSIKRAGDGSGVLDIWGAPVEPVFSDSAGRYEFKDLPVLAAGERYMVEAVTPRGFAPTVAGPTNGGGELDSSTGFALSRSPLTQGQSDPTLDFGFVRLPAAIDVESYSGTWSGVVFQNGVPKLVNGEPANLPQGDHDTAALANVLPANASHTVNFTVTNTGKAPLRNLTVSLVASGGPSLTGLSCRVAGADVPSTYGFVALPVNWEFAAADSFKCTATLPPLGAALLHSHTVRVAGMPISGGAQVANSDQWHARRLAAVSVGDFAWFDRNGNGTQDPAEPGLAGVQLRLVGPGGAAVRDVFGQTVADVTTGAAGSYLFTGLPALEGNQKYTVTVVKVPAGYSPTKAGASGGSGQFDSSTGSAVTVLPLAADGARDITLDFGFVKTPPAPSPSASASTPSQPTASASASVSSSAKPSTVPSASASASVSLTPSASPSVSVSVPPSASASPSPSASSSDSAAPSAAPSLSGSAAPSASATASASSSATASASSSASASASASASASVSGSPSASASAPQSTSTPAGPSVSPSASVTPSSSATASASVHPAPSTTASASAPPAPSTSTSAPPAPSTSASASAVPSASSTPSVSASASASGVPSASPSVSSSASSAPAPSSSATAHVPAQLQRAAGVNRVDTAIEVAKLLPVSSRNAVLATGRDWPDALASAPLARAVQAPVLLTTAVHLEPELLAVLKQRGVEKVYVVGGTNSVSPVIERQLRENAMTVERVSGPDRFATSVAAAKLTRKLDPGIQRVLVATGTSYPDALAAGSASGPARSLTVLSNGAKLTAEAATYLRDARLSLVAIGPGPDAAMRAAGLPVAARYAGADRYATAALLAKAFAAPNAPVVLSTGAGFADALGGAALAANMNGVLLLTRPDALPPATRDVLGQLGRPASVTITGGTRTVSPAVADQLRALLR; this is encoded by the coding sequence ATGCAAACGTTTAGGCTGGCTCGGACTGTCCGGGCCCTCGCCGCAGCCATGTTGGCGACCTCATTTGTGGGCTTCGCGGCGCTGAGCGCGCCCCCTGCCCAGGCGGCCAACAACTCCCGTGTGAGCATCCGCGACGTGGAGCTACGCAGGCAGGCCGACCAGGCTGGCACGCCCTCCTGCGTCCAGGGCCCAGCAACGTCAGGCGACACCGTTTGTATAACTTGGACATGGGATGCCACCGGCGCGACCCCGAAGGCGGGGGATGACTTTTTCGTCGAGGTGCCCGCGAATATTGCGCCCGATCCCCAGACTTTTTCTCCCTTAACGGTTTCCTACCGCAATCAGCAAGGCGCCCAGATAAAGCGCGAAGTGGGCACCTGCACTATGCGTGAGCCTGCCTCGGTATTTCCCAACCGAATCCTTTGCCGGTTCAACCCGGCCGTAGCGGACCTGACCAGCGCGTCCGTCCCCATCACCGGCACCGGGTTCGCCGCAGCCAAGATCTACCGGGAGAACGACGCCGCGAGCACCACGTTCGACCTCAACGGCACGGAGACCACCGTCGCCTATCCGGGCGGCGCCCCCATCGTCCCTCCGGTAAACCCGGGCTACGTGCCGAACTCGGATCACCTGGTGGAACATCCCATCAACGCCCAGACCTCGACGCTTGTCTGGAACCTGATGTTGAACTCGGAGCAGTTGCGCAGGCTGGGCCACGGCAGCATTCCTGCCCCTCTCACCGTCAAGATCCAACTGTCCAATGGTCACCGCCTGTCCCGGACCGAGGCCGTGGAGCTGCGGTTCGTGGACTCCATCGACGTTCCCGCACCTAGCCGCCCGGCCCGGGTGGGCACTACCAAGCCTGACATCGCCCCGATCTCCGGCGCCCAGGGGCGCACGCTCTTTGACATTCAGGAGAGCGAGGATGCCTCGGGGACCGCCGTGACGTTCAAGTTGTCCCCGCGCGCCGGCAGCGCGTGGGAGCCGGATGCCAACTACCAGTTGATCTACAAGACCACCCCCGCCTCCGCATCCGGGAAGGCCTACCCGGGCCTGGTCTACCGCAGCAGCGCGTCGCTGGAGCAGCTCGCCATGTCCAGCGGCACCCAGACGGCCTTCGTGCAGGCATCGCCGCAGAGCCGCAAGCTGGACCCCGGCTTCAGCACCTTCGAGGTGGCTGCGCACGTGGACGGCCCGGCCGCGCCCAGCATCCCGTTCGGGACGCCGGCTCGTGTCTCCGTGGCCTGGCAGTTGCCTGCTGGCAAGAGCGCAACTGACTATCCGGGTTGGGTGCCGCCTGCTTCTAACCCCTTCGGCGTTGATCTGCGCGTCGGATACGGCGACGGCTACTACCCGTCCAGCAAGCCGTTCCCGGCGGGAACGCGCCTGACCATTAAGGCCGATCCTGGCTCCGCCCAGGTGGAGGGGGTGGAGCTGGCAAACCCCCGCCTGGTGAACCTCGGGGAGTACTCCTACGGTGACACGGTCTCCCTGGTGGTGGGTTCCGGTAAGGCCACGCGCACCACCCTGACGCTGGAGGCGCGCCCGGTCACCCCAGGCTCCGTGAGCGTCGGCGACTACGTGTGGCTGGACAACAACGGCAACGGGCTGCAGGACTCCGGGGACGCCCCGCTGCCCCGAGTGAAGCTGTCCATCAAGCGGGCGGGCGACGGCTCGGGTGTGCTCGACATTTGGGGCGCCCCGGTTGAGCCGGTCTTCTCTGACTCTGCGGGCCGTTACGAGTTCAAGGACCTTCCCGTCTTGGCTGCCGGCGAGCGCTACATGGTGGAGGCCGTCACCCCGCGCGGCTTTGCTCCCACCGTTGCGGGGCCGACCAACGGCGGCGGGGAGCTGGACTCCTCTACGGGTTTCGCGCTGTCGCGCTCGCCACTGACGCAGGGGCAGAGCGACCCGACTTTGGACTTCGGTTTTGTGCGCCTTCCCGCCGCGATTGACGTGGAGTCTTACTCCGGCACGTGGTCTGGTGTGGTGTTCCAAAACGGGGTCCCGAAGCTGGTCAACGGCGAGCCCGCCAACCTGCCGCAGGGCGACCACGACACGGCTGCCTTGGCGAACGTGCTGCCTGCCAACGCCTCCCACACGGTCAATTTCACGGTGACCAACACCGGTAAGGCACCGCTGCGCAACCTGACGGTTTCGCTGGTGGCTAGCGGCGGCCCGTCTCTGACGGGCCTGTCCTGCCGGGTGGCGGGGGCCGACGTCCCATCCACCTACGGTTTTGTTGCTCTCCCCGTGAATTGGGAGTTCGCTGCGGCCGATTCCTTCAAGTGCACCGCCACTCTGCCGCCGCTTGGTGCCGCGCTGCTCCATTCCCACACGGTGCGGGTGGCTGGCATGCCGATCTCCGGCGGCGCCCAGGTCGCCAACAGCGACCAGTGGCACGCCCGGCGCCTCGCCGCTGTTTCGGTGGGTGATTTCGCCTGGTTCGACCGCAACGGCAACGGCACGCAGGACCCGGCCGAGCCGGGCTTGGCGGGCGTGCAGCTGCGGCTGGTGGGCCCGGGCGGCGCTGCGGTGCGTGACGTGTTTGGCCAGACCGTGGCCGACGTGACCACGGGAGCTGCCGGTAGTTACCTCTTTACTGGGCTTCCCGCGCTGGAGGGAAACCAGAAATACACGGTAACTGTGGTGAAGGTTCCCGCTGGCTACTCCCCCACCAAGGCCGGGGCAAGTGGCGGTAGTGGACAGTTCGACTCCTCGACGGGCTCTGCCGTTACGGTCTTGCCGCTCGCCGCTGATGGGGCCAGGGACATCACGCTTGATTTCGGTTTCGTCAAGACACCGCCCGCACCGTCGCCGTCTGCATCCGCCAGCACGCCTTCGCAGCCAACTGCCTCCGCTTCTGCTTCGGTGTCCTCCTCTGCCAAACCTTCCACGGTCCCTTCCGCTAGTGCTTCGGCTTCGGTATCACTAACTCCCTCTGCGAGCCCAAGTGTCTCGGTTTCGGTACCTCCCTCGGCTAGCGCATCCCCCTCTCCGAGCGCTTCCAGTTCAGATTCAGCGGCGCCTTCGGCAGCACCGTCTCTGTCTGGGTCAGCAGCGCCGTCAGCCTCGGCCACTGCCTCCGCCTCTTCTTCGGCTACTGCCTCCGCCTCTTCTTCGGCCTCGGCCTCGGCCTCGGCCTCGGCCTCGGCTAGTGTCTCTGGCTCCCCGAGCGCATCTGCTTCTGCTCCGCAGAGCACGTCCACTCCGGCCGGTCCTTCGGTTTCTCCTTCCGCCTCTGTGACGCCCTCTAGCTCTGCCACAGCGAGTGCCTCGGTGCACCCTGCGCCCTCCACCACTGCCAGCGCGTCGGCGCCTCCGGCCCCTTCCACCAGTACCTCGGCACCTCCGGCCCCTTCCACCTCCGCGAGCGCCTCAGCCGTTCCATCGGCGTCTTCGACTCCCTCGGTCTCGGCTAGTGCTTCTGCATCCGGGGTCCCCTCTGCCAGCCCGTCCGTCTCCTCTTCGGCTTCCAGCGCACCTGCCCCGTCTTCGTCGGCCACCGCGCATGTGCCGGCGCAGCTGCAACGGGCGGCAGGAGTCAACCGGGTGGACACGGCTATCGAGGTGGCCAAGCTGCTGCCGGTGTCGTCCCGCAACGCGGTCCTGGCGACGGGGCGGGACTGGCCCGACGCCCTGGCGTCGGCTCCCCTGGCCCGCGCGGTCCAGGCCCCTGTGCTGCTCACCACGGCCGTGCACCTGGAGCCGGAGCTGTTGGCCGTGTTGAAGCAGCGCGGGGTGGAGAAGGTGTACGTGGTGGGCGGCACCAACTCGGTCTCTCCCGTCATCGAGCGCCAGCTGCGGGAGAACGCGATGACGGTGGAGCGCGTCTCGGGTCCCGACCGTTTTGCCACCTCGGTAGCGGCGGCGAAGCTGACCCGGAAGCTGGACCCGGGCATCCAGCGGGTGCTGGTCGCCACGGGCACCAGCTACCCGGACGCGCTGGCGGCCGGCAGCGCGTCCGGGCCGGCGCGCTCGTTGACGGTGTTGTCCAACGGGGCCAAGCTCACCGCTGAGGCAGCCACTTACCTGCGCGACGCGCGCCTCTCCCTGGTGGCGATCGGCCCCGGCCCGGACGCGGCCATGCGCGCCGCCGGGCTGCCCGTGGCCGCCCGTTACGCAGGGGCGGACAGGTACGCCACTGCCGCGCTGCTCGCCAAGGCCTTCGCCGCCCCGAACGCCCCCGTAGTGCTGTCCACGGGCGCCGGTTTTGCCGACGCCCTGGGCGGGGCCGCCCTTGCCGCGAATATGAACGGGGTGTTGTTGCTGACGCGCCCGGACGCCTTGCCGCCGGCCACTAGGGATGTGCTGGGGCAGCTGGGCCGCCCCGCTTCCGTCACGATCACAGGCGGGACGCGCACCGTCTCTCCCGCCGTTGCCGACCAGCTCCGGGCCTTGCTGCGCTAG